Genomic window (Vibrio pomeroyi):
TCTGGAGATCGAGGGAAGAGCAGATACGAGTAAACGGGATTCGGGATATGAAGACCTGGAAGAGCAAGCTATCTGGATGTGTGAAATTCGACAAGCAACAAAAAAGCAGAGCCGGATAACCTAGCTCTGCTTTTAGTCTTTTCGCTCTTAAACTTTTCGCATCTCGATTACTCGAATCCCGAATCTGCTCTTAACTGTTAAATCATAAAGATGAAGATAACAGATAACGCGCTGATTAGGCCTGCAAAGAAGTAGCACCCCACTTTACCTGCAACGCCGACGTGGAATTTCAGGTCGTGCATGCCGTGGTGAAGACGGTGCATTGCGTGCCACATTGGCAGTGCTAGCGTACCGATGATGAATAGCGCACCGATAATGCTGGTGGCAAATTC
Coding sequences:
- the frdD gene encoding fumarate reductase subunit FrdD, coding for MNTNYKVKPVNHNPQRSDEPIWWGLFGAGGTWFAMITPITILVLGILVPMGIIDADAMSYERVSEFATSIIGALFIIGTLALPMWHAMHRLHHGMHDLKFHVGVAGKVGCYFFAGLISALSVIFIFMI